In one Alphaproteobacteria bacterium genomic region, the following are encoded:
- a CDS encoding Crp/Fnr family transcriptional regulator — translation MSLQEEVELLRRIPLFAKLEPSKLKLLAFTSERLSFDRGQALFRQGDPGDAAYIIIDGAAAVEVDSPSGPIRVATLGRNDFVGEIAILCDVPRTATVIADSDVVTLRISKDLFFRLITEFPQMAVEIMRELAHRLELTTANLREVMNRQAAAGNAGS, via the coding sequence ATGAGCCTGCAAGAGGAAGTCGAACTGCTGCGCAGGATTCCGCTGTTCGCCAAGCTGGAGCCATCCAAGCTCAAGCTGCTGGCGTTCACCAGCGAGCGGCTGTCCTTCGACCGCGGGCAGGCGCTGTTCCGCCAGGGCGATCCCGGCGACGCCGCCTATATCATCATCGACGGCGCAGCCGCGGTCGAGGTCGACAGCCCGAGCGGTCCGATCCGGGTGGCCACGCTGGGCCGCAACGATTTCGTCGGCGAGATCGCCATCCTGTGCGACGTGCCGCGCACGGCGACCGTGATCGCCGACAGCGACGTCGTCACCCTGCGCATCTCCAAGGACCTGTTCTTCCGCCTGATCACCGAGTTCCCGCAGATGGCGGTCGAGATCATGCGCGAGCTCGCCCACCGGCTGGAGCTGACCACCGCCAACCTGCGCGAGGTGATGAACCGCCAGGCCGCCGCCGGCAACGCGGGGTCATGA
- a CDS encoding ABC transporter ATP-binding protein has product MEHSIYRYIWHYSKARQIALLIATVLTFPVLYYSLDLPKTIVNDDIGNFEPTTVTVPLIDWTIEFDQISYLMALSVLFLITVVINGGIKYYLNVAQGLLGERLLRRLRYDLYARVLRFPLPHFRKVSSGEIIPMITSEVEQIGGFMGAAFVTPIFQGGYLLTLLGFMLIQDWLLGALAIMFYPAQAWLIPKLQFKVNMLAKQRVRTVRKLADRIGETIAGVGEVHANDTSALERTDVSDRLGTIFDIRYRIFKLKYFIKFLNNFIGQLTPFFFYAVGGWLVIEGSLSFGALVAVLAAYKDLSGPWKELLDFYQLQADSAIKYNQVIEQFEPPGLLEPALQDGDDGELPQLAGPIRLSNLGLVDDDGSRRLDGVTVEIALDRHVAIVGDGSSGKDELAQILARLLNPTSGDMRFGDLAATTLPEMVTGRQIAYVGSNAYLFSATVENNLTYGLRHRPMTPDGTPIDEERRAWIDEAIEAGNSPFDLHADWIDRQAAGADDHDGLVREMLAALHKVDLDRDIYQLGLRGHIDPEKQSDIAQDMMAAREAVRAKLKSDPDNARLIEPFDRGRYNSNATVAENLLFGNPVGDSFDLERLAENDYVDWVLRESGLAEAFLQTGAKVAETMVELFADLPPGHEFFEQFSFIGSEELPEYQAILGRASRGSLDGLPDADRQRLLSLPFKLIPARHRLGLITEEMQGRVLAARNLFRDNLPEALKDRVEFYEPDRFASAATIQDNILFGKVAYDQPDAANRVSALIGGVLDARGLRDSVLEVGLGYEVGIAGSRLNSAQRQKLAVARALIKRPALMILNQATGALDGASQARLLEAVLDDRAGRGLIWVLSRPQQAKLFDQVLVMADGRVVDRGRYDDLNVEGKVLHDLIRSD; this is encoded by the coding sequence ATGGAACACAGCATCTATCGTTACATCTGGCACTACAGCAAAGCCCGTCAGATCGCATTGCTGATCGCCACCGTCCTTACCTTCCCCGTCCTTTACTATTCGCTCGATCTGCCCAAGACGATCGTCAACGACGACATCGGCAATTTCGAACCGACGACGGTGACCGTGCCGCTGATCGACTGGACGATCGAGTTCGACCAGATCAGCTATCTGATGGCGTTGAGCGTGCTGTTTCTGATCACGGTGGTGATCAACGGCGGCATCAAATACTACCTCAACGTCGCCCAGGGCCTTCTCGGCGAACGGCTGCTGCGCCGCCTGCGCTACGACCTCTATGCGCGCGTGCTGCGCTTCCCGCTGCCGCATTTCCGCAAGGTCAGCTCCGGCGAGATCATTCCGATGATCACGTCGGAGGTCGAGCAGATCGGCGGCTTCATGGGCGCCGCCTTCGTGACCCCGATCTTCCAGGGCGGCTATCTGCTGACCCTGCTCGGCTTCATGCTGATCCAGGACTGGCTGCTCGGCGCGCTGGCGATCATGTTCTACCCGGCCCAGGCCTGGCTGATCCCCAAGCTGCAGTTCAAGGTCAACATGCTGGCCAAGCAGCGGGTGCGCACCGTGCGCAAGCTGGCCGACCGGATCGGCGAGACCATCGCCGGCGTCGGCGAGGTGCATGCCAACGACACCTCGGCGCTGGAGCGGACCGACGTGTCGGACCGGCTCGGCACGATCTTCGACATCCGCTACCGCATCTTCAAGCTGAAATACTTCATCAAGTTCCTCAACAACTTCATCGGCCAGCTGACCCCGTTCTTCTTCTATGCGGTCGGCGGCTGGCTGGTGATCGAGGGCAGCCTCAGCTTCGGCGCGCTGGTCGCGGTGCTGGCCGCCTACAAGGACCTGTCCGGTCCGTGGAAGGAGCTGCTCGACTTCTACCAGCTGCAGGCCGATTCCGCGATCAAGTACAACCAGGTGATCGAGCAGTTCGAGCCGCCCGGCCTGCTGGAGCCGGCGTTGCAGGACGGCGACGACGGCGAACTGCCGCAGTTGGCGGGGCCGATCCGCCTGAGCAACCTGGGCCTGGTCGACGACGATGGCTCGCGGCGGCTGGACGGGGTCACGGTCGAGATCGCGCTGGACAGGCATGTCGCCATCGTCGGCGACGGCAGCAGCGGCAAGGACGAGCTGGCGCAGATCCTGGCGCGGCTGCTGAACCCGACCAGCGGCGACATGCGTTTCGGCGACCTCGCGGCGACGACCCTGCCGGAGATGGTGACCGGCCGCCAGATCGCCTATGTCGGCAGCAACGCCTATCTGTTCTCCGCCACGGTCGAGAACAATCTGACCTACGGGCTGCGGCACCGGCCGATGACGCCGGACGGCACGCCGATCGACGAGGAGCGCCGCGCCTGGATCGACGAGGCGATCGAGGCCGGCAACTCGCCGTTCGACCTGCATGCCGACTGGATCGACCGGCAGGCCGCGGGCGCCGACGACCATGACGGGCTGGTGCGCGAGATGCTGGCCGCGCTGCACAAGGTCGATCTCGACCGCGACATCTACCAGCTCGGCCTGCGCGGCCACATCGACCCCGAGAAGCAGAGCGACATCGCCCAGGACATGATGGCGGCGCGCGAGGCCGTGCGCGCCAAGCTGAAGAGCGACCCGGACAATGCCCGGCTGATCGAGCCGTTCGACCGCGGCCGCTACAACTCCAACGCGACCGTGGCGGAGAACCTGCTGTTCGGCAACCCGGTCGGCGACAGCTTCGACCTGGAGCGGCTGGCCGAGAACGACTATGTCGACTGGGTGTTGCGCGAGAGCGGCCTGGCCGAGGCATTCCTGCAGACCGGCGCCAAGGTGGCCGAGACCATGGTCGAGCTGTTCGCCGACCTGCCGCCGGGCCACGAGTTCTTCGAGCAGTTCAGCTTCATCGGGTCCGAGGAGTTGCCGGAATACCAGGCCATCCTGGGCCGGGCGTCGCGCGGGTCGCTGGACGGCCTGCCCGACGCCGACCGGCAGCGGCTGCTGTCGCTGCCGTTCAAGCTGATTCCCGCCCGCCACCGCCTTGGCCTGATCACCGAGGAAATGCAGGGCCGGGTGCTTGCCGCCCGCAACCTGTTCCGCGACAACCTGCCGGAGGCGCTGAAGGACCGGGTCGAGTTCTACGAGCCCGACCGGTTCGCGTCCGCCGCCACCATCCAGGACAACATCCTGTTCGGCAAGGTGGCCTACGACCAGCCCGACGCCGCCAACCGGGTCAGCGCGCTGATCGGTGGGGTGCTGGATGCGCGCGGCCTGCGCGACAGCGTGCTGGAGGTCGGCCTGGGCTACGAGGTCGGCATCGCCGGCAGCCGGCTCAACTCCGCCCAGCGACAGAAGCTGGCGGTCGCCCGCGCGCTGATCAAGCGGCCGGCGCTGATGATCCTGAACCAGGCCACCGGCGCGCTGGACGGCGCCAGCCAGGCCAGATTGCTGGAGGCGGTGCTTGACGACCGGGCCGGCCGTGGGCTGATCTGGGTGTTGTCGCGGCCGCAACAGGCCAAGCTGTTCGACCAAGTGCTGGTCATGGCCGACGGACGCGTGGTCGACCGGGGCCGCTATGACGACCTGAATGTCGAGGGGAAAGTGCTGCACGACCTGATCCGGTCGGACTGA